In Thermodesulfobacteriota bacterium, the following proteins share a genomic window:
- the rnc gene encoding ribonuclease III yields the protein MKREDALKEFEGTLPFSFKDGKLLETVFVHRSYLNETAAGDLECNERLEFLGDAVLSSVMSHLLFERFPEMEEGELTRTRSKLVNKRTLAGLSKGLKLGEFLLMGRGELGSGGAENPTMLADVFEALIAAVYLDRGYDEAFSFVEEVFSPLIGESLEAAGHFDYKPRLQELSQDRFKEGPLYTVVSEEGPPHRKLFAVEVSVGGRTLGSGTGPRKKDAEQAAAAEALETLKEEEASTE from the coding sequence ATGAAGAGAGAAGATGCGTTAAAGGAGTTCGAGGGTACTTTACCCTTCTCGTTCAAGGACGGAAAACTGCTGGAGACCGTCTTCGTGCACCGTTCGTATCTGAACGAGACGGCAGCCGGGGATCTTGAATGCAACGAGCGGCTCGAGTTCCTGGGCGACGCGGTGCTGTCGAGCGTCATGAGCCACCTTCTCTTCGAGAGGTTCCCGGAGATGGAAGAGGGGGAGCTTACGAGGACGAGGTCGAAGCTCGTCAATAAGCGCACTCTCGCCGGGCTCTCGAAGGGTTTGAAGCTCGGGGAGTTCCTCCTTATGGGCAGGGGAGAGCTCGGCTCGGGCGGGGCGGAGAACCCCACCATGCTGGCCGACGTCTTCGAGGCCCTAATAGCCGCCGTCTACCTCGACCGGGGCTACGACGAGGCCTTTTCGTTCGTGGAAGAAGTTTTTTCACCGTTGATAGGTGAGTCGTTGGAGGCGGCGGGGCACTTCGATTATAAGCCCCGGCTCCAGGAGCTCAGCCAGGACCGCTTCAAGGAGGGGCCGCTCTACACGGTAGTGAGCGAAGAGGGACCGCCGCACAGAAAACTTTTTGCGGTGGAGGTCTCTGTTGGGGGGAGGACGCTCGGCAGCGGCACGGGCCCGAGGAAGAAGGACGCCGAGCAGGCGGCCGCGGCCGAGGCGCTCGAAACCCTTAAAGAGGAAGAAGCCTCGACGGAATAG
- the mtaB gene encoding tRNA (N(6)-L-threonylcarbamoyladenosine(37)-C(2))-methylthiotransferase MtaB — protein sequence MTEPLKVAITTLGCRSNQYDSSAIEEMIREAEMETVPFSSPADAYIINTCTVTGRTDSQSRQLIRRARKKNPSAVVIVTGCYAQVSPGEVAEIGGVDYIVGNPEKGRVIEYIKKGTRRNGPEEAVGPWEDGPPITLRVKEPRGRTRVNFKVQDGCNRSCTFCIIPRARGRQKSFPVEDCLREIEGFIGKGFKEIVLTGIHLGAYGAEFKPTLTITDLLKGIEKNRYPCRFRISSLDPDEVTDELVEFMAGAGTVCNHLHLPLQSGDDAILKAMRRPYTRGFFAQRVSKLHETVPGISIGADVIAGFPGEREREFENTFNLLKDLPVSYLHVFPFSKRRGTPAAGMPGQVNGKVIKERCRRLKDLDTLKRDGFYGEFLGKETHVLVESARDGKTGLLKGRSRNYIPVFLGGDDGLKRKEVRVTLTEAGERGMTGRV from the coding sequence ATGACCGAACCCTTGAAGGTCGCCATAACCACGCTCGGCTGCCGCTCCAACCAGTACGATTCCTCCGCCATCGAAGAGATGATAAGGGAGGCGGAGATGGAGACCGTACCGTTCTCCTCTCCGGCCGACGCCTACATAATAAATACCTGTACCGTCACGGGCAGGACCGACTCCCAGTCGCGCCAGCTTATAAGGAGGGCGCGGAAGAAAAACCCATCGGCCGTGGTTATCGTTACGGGCTGCTACGCCCAGGTCTCGCCCGGCGAGGTCGCGGAGATAGGTGGGGTGGATTACATAGTCGGAAACCCGGAAAAGGGAAGGGTGATCGAGTATATTAAAAAGGGCACGAGAAGGAACGGGCCCGAGGAGGCCGTCGGACCGTGGGAGGATGGCCCACCCATCACACTCCGGGTGAAGGAGCCCAGGGGCAGGACGCGCGTTAACTTCAAGGTCCAGGACGGCTGCAACAGGAGTTGCACGTTCTGTATAATACCGAGGGCCCGGGGGAGGCAGAAGAGTTTTCCGGTCGAGGACTGTCTCAGAGAAATAGAAGGGTTCATCGGGAAAGGCTTTAAGGAGATAGTCCTCACCGGCATACACCTCGGCGCATACGGCGCGGAGTTCAAGCCGACCCTTACAATAACGGACCTCCTGAAAGGGATAGAGAAGAACCGCTACCCGTGCCGCTTCAGGATAAGCTCGCTCGACCCGGACGAGGTAACGGACGAGCTCGTGGAGTTCATGGCCGGGGCGGGCACGGTCTGCAACCACCTCCATCTTCCGCTCCAGAGCGGGGACGACGCCATACTGAAGGCGATGCGCCGGCCCTATACGCGCGGCTTCTTCGCCCAGAGGGTTTCAAAACTCCACGAAACCGTGCCGGGGATCTCGATAGGCGCTGACGTTATCGCGGGCTTTCCCGGCGAGCGCGAGCGCGAGTTCGAGAATACCTTCAACCTTCTTAAAGACCTTCCCGTATCCTATCTGCACGTATTCCCGTTCTCAAAAAGAAGGGGCACTCCGGCCGCCGGGATGCCCGGCCAGGTCAACGGAAAAGTCATTAAGGAGCGGTGTCGGAGGCTGAAGGATCTCGATACGTTGAAGAGGGACGGGTTCTACGGAGAGTTTCTCGGTAAAGAGACGCACGTGCTCGTCGAGTCCGCGAGGGACGGAAAGACCGGGCTCTTGAAGGGCCGGAGCCGCAACTACATACCGGTATTCCTCGGCGGAGATGACGGGCTAAAGAGGAAAGAGGTAAGGGTGACGCTTACGGAAGCGGGAGAAAGGGGCATGACGGGAAGGGTATGA